From the genome of Edaphobacter dinghuensis, one region includes:
- a CDS encoding DUF2306 domain-containing protein — MPTPTLLTPNSTGSRFKIILWVSLGLTTLFVFITSELLLITDYPMYHAYRLQVIADRHLLIPHTLAGIFALLIGPINFSSRIRQRHLQLHRILGRIYVISVFVGSFTGIALAADRPGLPGTSMQAAAWIVCTTAALITARNRQITQHRQWMARSYAVTFTFVSSRVLNLWPRYWGHLGDALSAVGVIAFTLASLLIVDLGLNWSELTTRRGDN, encoded by the coding sequence ATGCCAACTCCCACGCTCCTAACGCCCAACTCCACCGGTTCCAGATTCAAGATTATTCTCTGGGTCTCGCTTGGCCTCACGACTCTCTTTGTCTTTATTACCTCAGAACTACTCCTCATCACAGACTATCCGATGTACCACGCCTACCGTCTGCAGGTCATTGCCGACCGCCATCTCCTCATCCCGCATACACTTGCCGGAATCTTCGCTCTCTTGATCGGCCCCATCAATTTCTCTTCGCGGATTCGCCAACGTCACCTCCAACTTCATCGCATCCTCGGCCGCATCTACGTCATCTCCGTGTTTGTTGGTTCCTTCACGGGTATCGCTCTCGCAGCCGATCGGCCGGGTCTTCCTGGAACTTCCATGCAGGCGGCGGCCTGGATAGTCTGCACCACCGCCGCCCTCATCACCGCACGCAATCGCCAAATCACACAGCACCGCCAATGGATGGCGCGCTCTTATGCAGTTACCTTTACCTTCGTCTCCAGCCGCGTGCTCAACCTCTGGCCGCGTTACTGGGGTCACCTAGGCGATGCCTTATCCGCCGTCGGCGTGATTGCGTTCACTCTTGCTTCGCTGCTGATCGTGGACCTCGGCCTCAACTGGAGCGAACTAACCACCCGTCGTGGCGACAACTGA
- a CDS encoding NAD(P)/FAD-dependent oxidoreductase, with the protein MQDEVLVLGGGVAGCAASIALARRGRSVTLIEREPTPRHKVCGEFLSGEALEDLDALGIDIAALGAVPIPYVRLAAARRAAEAPLPFPAASLTRKTLDTALIAEAIAAGVRIECGRSVQVLSRTATGMWQAMLDDGSICEAPTAFLATGKHDLRGHSRPKDPQRWVAFKMYYRLAPAQASELARASELMLYPGGYGGIQPVEGGIANLCWVVQQRYLSCLGNRWENFLEKMQQNCPHLAMRLAGAEPLLDKPIAVTHIPYGYIRRTTQDGLYCIGDQAAVIPSFTGDGISIALHTARCAVAAFLANEPAPLFQARLRSALLPQMRLAEFAADGLNNALARAVLPFCLRIWPGVMRVTARLTRVAAQHADVAPNAVVS; encoded by the coding sequence TTGCAAGATGAAGTACTGGTTCTTGGTGGTGGAGTGGCAGGCTGTGCGGCTTCGATCGCTCTCGCTCGAAGGGGACGAAGCGTCACGTTGATTGAACGCGAGCCCACACCGCGCCATAAGGTCTGCGGAGAATTTCTAAGCGGTGAGGCCCTTGAGGATCTGGATGCGCTCGGCATCGACATAGCCGCGCTTGGCGCGGTGCCCATTCCCTACGTTCGCCTCGCTGCAGCCAGGCGTGCCGCGGAGGCTCCCTTGCCGTTCCCCGCAGCCTCGCTCACGCGCAAAACGCTTGATACAGCACTCATTGCCGAGGCCATCGCCGCAGGGGTCCGTATTGAGTGTGGGCGCAGTGTCCAGGTCCTCAGTCGCACCGCAACCGGCATGTGGCAAGCGATGCTCGATGATGGCTCCATCTGTGAAGCTCCAACAGCCTTTCTCGCCACAGGCAAGCATGATCTTCGGGGCCACTCGCGTCCAAAAGACCCACAACGATGGGTCGCCTTCAAAATGTATTACCGGCTTGCGCCCGCACAGGCCTCTGAATTGGCACGCGCCTCTGAACTGATGCTTTATCCCGGTGGCTATGGTGGTATCCAGCCGGTTGAAGGCGGCATTGCAAACCTCTGCTGGGTAGTGCAACAGCGGTATCTCTCATGTCTAGGCAATCGCTGGGAAAACTTCCTCGAGAAGATGCAACAGAACTGTCCGCACCTCGCCATGAGGCTTGCCGGTGCTGAGCCATTGCTCGACAAGCCAATCGCAGTCACCCATATCCCTTACGGCTACATCCGGCGTACAACTCAGGATGGGCTCTATTGCATTGGCGATCAGGCAGCCGTCATCCCCTCGTTCACCGGCGATGGCATATCGATCGCCCTGCATACAGCTCGTTGCGCTGTCGCAGCCTTTCTTGCAAATGAGCCAGCGCCGCTCTTCCAGGCTCGCCTGCGGTCGGCATTGCTGCCTCAGATGCGTCTCGCCGAGTTCGCCGCCGATGGCTTGAATAACGCACTCGCACGTGCTGTATTACCGTTTTGCCTCAGGATCTGGCCCGGAGTGATGCGCGTGACGGCACGACTCACACGCGTCGCCGCCCAGCACGCAGATGTTGCTCCCAATGCAGTCGTCAGCTAA
- a CDS encoding YceI family protein encodes MNSFAVLALAIILAPAAALAQHQTFVLNPDTSEVKMTLNTTHEVVKGTFHIQSGSIEFDYSSLKMSGSVAVLAGSGKTGNNSRDKKMNKDILKMDQYTTISFMPKTYTGTIASSGDSTIQVQGVFTLLGNPHDLTIPMQIHMDGSKASARAQFVIPYVQWGLQNPSFMFWKADNDVMIDLDLVGQISN; translated from the coding sequence ATGAACTCCTTCGCAGTCCTCGCCCTCGCTATCATACTCGCCCCGGCTGCTGCGCTAGCCCAGCATCAAACCTTTGTTCTCAATCCCGATACCAGCGAGGTCAAAATGACGCTCAACACAACCCACGAGGTCGTCAAGGGCACGTTTCACATTCAATCCGGATCGATTGAGTTTGACTACAGCAGTCTTAAGATGTCGGGTTCAGTGGCTGTATTGGCAGGCAGCGGAAAGACCGGTAACAACAGCCGCGATAAGAAGATGAATAAGGACATTCTCAAGATGGATCAGTACACAACCATCTCCTTTATGCCCAAAACCTACACCGGGACAATCGCGTCCTCTGGCGACTCAACTATTCAGGTGCAAGGAGTGTTTACACTACTCGGTAATCCTCACGACCTAACGATTCCGATGCAGATTCACATGGATGGATCGAAAGCATCGGCGAGGGCGCAATTTGTCATTCCCTATGTTCAGTGGGGTCTCCAGAACCCGAGCTTCATGTTCTGGAAAGCTGATAATGACGTTATGATTGATCTTGACCTCGTTGGCCAGATTTCTAATTAA
- a CDS encoding carbohydrate kinase family protein: MDNMDSAKTMDGCASERSIEKPDITIVGEINPDLILYGLPRDLPEEREILASDFTLTLGSSSAILAHNLALLGSGVSFSSRIGPDVLGKMCCQMLKRAGVELSHVVRSKSGNTGVTFILPLTSTRRILTYPGAMFEMGIEDLNIEYLGTAKHFHLSSLFLHRKLSPDIPGLFKEMKRRGLTTSLDTNDDPENKWGDVLENVLPWVDVLLCTEEELAKIAKVKAAAEHVSAKVPLLVVKRGARGASAYTEGRRIDVSSLEVGVTDSVGAGDSFDAGFLHQWVRHAPLETCVAYGNLAGALSVTRSGGIEAFADSAYRKSFFERYWQQGKLVP; the protein is encoded by the coding sequence ATGGATAACATGGACTCAGCAAAAACGATGGACGGCTGCGCGAGCGAACGCAGTATAGAGAAACCCGATATTACAATTGTGGGTGAAATCAACCCCGATCTAATTCTTTATGGTCTACCTCGTGATTTGCCGGAAGAACGTGAAATTCTGGCCAGCGACTTTACCCTCACGTTAGGTAGTTCGTCCGCTATTCTTGCTCACAACCTGGCACTCCTCGGAAGCGGGGTCAGCTTCAGTTCACGCATCGGCCCCGATGTGCTGGGAAAGATGTGCTGCCAGATGTTGAAGCGCGCGGGTGTTGAGCTAAGTCATGTGGTCCGCTCAAAGAGCGGCAATACAGGGGTTACTTTCATTCTTCCGCTTACATCAACGCGCCGCATCCTTACTTATCCCGGGGCGATGTTTGAAATGGGAATTGAAGACCTGAATATTGAATATCTGGGAACTGCCAAACATTTCCACTTGTCCTCGCTCTTTCTGCATCGAAAACTTTCCCCGGACATTCCTGGATTATTTAAGGAGATGAAGCGGCGTGGGCTGACTACCTCACTCGACACAAACGACGATCCAGAGAATAAGTGGGGAGACGTTCTTGAAAATGTTCTGCCATGGGTGGATGTTCTGCTTTGCACCGAAGAAGAACTGGCAAAGATCGCCAAGGTGAAGGCGGCAGCGGAGCATGTCTCGGCAAAAGTTCCTCTACTGGTTGTCAAACGCGGCGCGCGCGGGGCCTCTGCATACACGGAGGGACGAAGGATCGATGTGTCTTCACTTGAAGTTGGCGTGACGGACTCCGTGGGCGCGGGCGACAGCTTCGATGCGGGCTTTCTCCATCAATGGGTTCGCCATGCTCCTCTGGAAACCTGTGTTGCTTATGGGAACTTGGCTGGAGCCTTGTCGGTCACACGCTCCGGCGGCATCGAAGCCTTCGCCGACTCGGCATATCGGAAGAGTTTTTTTGAGCGCTATTGGCAGCAAGGCAAGCTTGTGCCATGA
- a CDS encoding PKD domain-containing protein yields the protein MNHWFRWSVCGVILVCTSACGRLASASEHNRSTTIQGKTLTVSVNADGSYSIAQQGLSGTVVRSDVEAEVDSHLLRSSAYPQHKTTQSEFQDEFGPGSELTVKNTGLSGTPDLICTLRLYRDQTWGDVEVKVSNTTDRAISVQAIRSLHATDAPVVNLNGPASDDRVLSDSYSEDRPQLAIRDIAAAPEGTHRAVGSQLIYNRTSGESLFLGALTSDRLLTIFHLKEQSSGGSARIVSYDAVATGTTEIMKGESLRDSPASEQVNLSLPVKPSDSLPSERLMFAVGSDYHAQLEQYGSAIKKLHHARVDTPTPIGWWSWTAYYFGLNQGAAITNANWLAENLKQSGYNYFQIDEGYQYARGEYATPDVALFPRGLGYIGDQVRHNGLTFGVWTAPFEVSERAWVFQNHKDWLLHNSAGQLIHIGYVTDHNDPLYVLDTTNPGAQSYLRQTYTTLYNFGVRFIKMDFMDDSAVEGAYYKPNTTALEAQRIGLKIIRSAVGEAVVLDKDGSPMLNPVGIVDAGRISQDTGHTFAATRDAASGIAARYYMNRNFFIADPDAFTVSTQTVDDQSWHGGQHPLTFEEAKASIALSAVSGGMFEVGDDLPTLGASPERLALVKNTDLLDMARLGRASTPVDLMTYAPSDGQPSIFLLKESNRQSILTIFNWTETARKRAITLASLGLKKSEAYQITEVFDDRSCCDTSLNTISMLQPPHSVRMFKIIDSSLPDNPPPFEVRSATSAVAGESVTFKELSSSAEIPVLTVHWDFGDGGTLNGMEVRHAYTHDGEYDMRVTVTGLNGITNSKTFKVVVTGSIPTRFVPVDKKRPE from the coding sequence GTGAACCATTGGTTCCGGTGGAGCGTTTGCGGTGTCATCCTGGTCTGTACGTCTGCGTGCGGAAGGTTAGCATCGGCCAGCGAGCATAACCGTTCGACTACGATTCAGGGAAAAACCCTGACGGTCAGTGTTAATGCAGATGGCTCTTACTCCATCGCGCAGCAGGGACTTTCGGGTACGGTTGTGCGCTCCGACGTGGAGGCGGAGGTGGATTCGCATCTGCTGCGATCGTCTGCCTATCCCCAACACAAGACAACACAGTCTGAGTTTCAGGATGAATTCGGTCCGGGATCGGAACTCACAGTAAAGAATACCGGGCTTTCAGGAACGCCGGATCTTATCTGTACGTTACGGCTCTATCGGGACCAGACATGGGGCGATGTCGAAGTTAAAGTAAGCAACACTACAGATCGGGCGATCTCCGTTCAGGCGATCAGAAGCCTTCATGCGACGGATGCTCCAGTTGTTAACTTGAACGGGCCTGCTTCTGATGATCGTGTTTTGTCTGATAGTTACAGTGAAGATAGGCCGCAACTTGCGATTCGAGACATCGCCGCCGCTCCGGAAGGTACGCACCGCGCAGTAGGAAGCCAGCTTATCTATAACCGCACGAGTGGAGAGAGTCTGTTTCTTGGCGCACTTACTTCCGACCGGTTGCTGACGATTTTTCATTTGAAAGAGCAGTCATCGGGTGGAAGTGCGCGGATTGTTTCCTACGACGCTGTGGCTACGGGCACGACCGAAATCATGAAGGGGGAATCGCTTAGAGATTCACCTGCCTCGGAACAGGTCAATCTCAGTCTTCCGGTCAAACCGAGTGATAGTTTGCCGTCCGAGCGGCTTATGTTTGCCGTTGGATCTGACTACCATGCTCAGTTGGAGCAGTATGGGAGTGCGATCAAAAAGCTGCATCATGCTCGCGTCGATACCCCAACACCAATCGGGTGGTGGAGTTGGACGGCTTACTACTTTGGGCTCAATCAGGGAGCTGCTATTACCAATGCGAATTGGTTGGCAGAAAATCTAAAACAGAGCGGGTACAACTACTTTCAGATCGATGAAGGGTATCAATACGCGCGCGGTGAATATGCAACGCCAGATGTGGCTCTGTTTCCTCGCGGACTGGGGTACATAGGAGACCAGGTGCGCCATAACGGTCTCACCTTTGGAGTATGGACTGCGCCGTTTGAAGTATCGGAGCGCGCATGGGTCTTTCAGAATCATAAGGACTGGCTGCTGCATAACTCTGCTGGACAGCTGATTCACATTGGGTATGTCACCGACCACAACGACCCCTTGTATGTGTTGGACACTACCAACCCTGGCGCACAGAGCTATTTGAGACAGACCTACACCACGCTCTACAACTTTGGCGTTCGCTTCATCAAGATGGATTTCATGGACGACTCCGCCGTTGAGGGTGCTTACTATAAGCCGAACACGACTGCTCTGGAGGCTCAACGGATTGGTCTCAAGATCATCCGAAGCGCGGTTGGCGAAGCTGTCGTCCTTGATAAGGACGGCAGCCCGATGCTGAATCCTGTCGGGATCGTGGATGCGGGCCGCATCTCCCAGGACACAGGGCACACCTTTGCGGCTACCAGAGACGCTGCCTCTGGAATCGCAGCGCGCTACTACATGAATCGCAATTTCTTCATCGCCGACCCGGATGCATTTACTGTTTCCACGCAGACTGTGGATGACCAGTCCTGGCACGGGGGGCAGCATCCGCTTACGTTTGAAGAGGCAAAGGCGTCTATTGCGCTTTCCGCGGTGTCGGGAGGTATGTTTGAAGTCGGAGACGACCTTCCCACACTTGGCGCGTCCCCAGAACGGCTAGCGCTGGTGAAGAACACAGACCTGCTTGATATGGCTCGTCTCGGGCGAGCATCGACACCTGTTGATCTCATGACCTATGCGCCCAGCGACGGGCAGCCGAGCATCTTTTTGTTGAAAGAAAGCAATCGCCAATCCATCCTTACCATCTTCAATTGGACTGAGACCGCGCGTAAGCGTGCCATCACGCTGGCGAGTCTAGGCCTGAAGAAGTCGGAGGCCTATCAGATAACGGAGGTATTCGATGATCGAAGCTGCTGCGATACCTCTTTGAACACAATCTCGATGCTGCAGCCGCCTCATTCTGTCCGCATGTTTAAGATCATCGATAGCTCGCTACCCGATAATCCACCACCATTTGAAGTGCGCTCGGCAACCAGCGCAGTCGCGGGGGAGAGTGTGACCTTCAAAGAGCTTTCGTCTTCCGCAGAGATCCCGGTACTCACTGTCCATTGGGACTTCGGCGATGGGGGGACTCTGAATGGCATGGAGGTGCGCCACGCGTACACGCATGACGGCGAATACGACATGCGTGTTACCGTAACGGGCTTAAATGGGATCACAAATTCCAAGACATTCAAGGTCGTGGTCACTGGTAGTATCCCAACGCGCTTCGTTCCGGTGGACAAGAAGCGTCCAGAGTAA
- a CDS encoding methyltransferase domain-containing protein encodes MRSSAHIDFSRRTSPRELPELMDGDCSYEDFRDCLRSLETVNRWLLGYRPTLAWLKRLPHKLNDPLHIVDIGSGGGDFLRQIAGWALRRDIAVQLTGIDLNPYAARAAVESTPKELGITWITGDAMVYRPEKPMHIVISSLMAHHLEDEEIIALLKWMEATVQVGWFINDLERSKWSSRIFGWMRWHWLVRHDGPISFRRAFRKEDWIRLLTAAEVPQEAVTVQQWRPGRLCVGRWK; translated from the coding sequence ATGCGGTCTAGTGCACACATCGACTTCAGTCGGCGAACCTCTCCACGCGAGTTGCCAGAACTAATGGATGGTGACTGTAGCTATGAGGATTTCCGCGACTGCCTGCGCAGCCTGGAAACAGTTAACCGCTGGCTGCTGGGTTATCGGCCAACACTGGCCTGGTTGAAACGGTTGCCACATAAATTGAATGATCCATTACACATTGTTGATATAGGCAGTGGTGGCGGCGATTTTCTACGGCAGATTGCAGGCTGGGCACTGAGACGGGACATCGCTGTACAGTTAACGGGGATCGATTTGAATCCTTATGCTGCGCGTGCAGCAGTGGAGTCCACGCCGAAGGAGCTCGGAATCACATGGATAACAGGCGATGCTATGGTGTATCGACCGGAGAAGCCGATGCACATCGTCATTAGTTCGCTGATGGCGCATCATCTGGAAGACGAGGAGATCATCGCGCTGCTGAAGTGGATGGAAGCAACTGTGCAAGTCGGTTGGTTTATCAATGATTTGGAACGGTCGAAGTGGAGTAGTCGGATATTTGGATGGATGCGATGGCACTGGCTTGTGCGGCACGATGGACCAATATCCTTCCGTCGGGCCTTCCGGAAGGAGGATTGGATACGCCTTCTGACTGCGGCTGAGGTCCCGCAAGAGGCAGTGACAGTGCAGCAGTGGCGGCCAGGACGGTTGTGTGTGGGGCGGTGGAAGTGA
- a CDS encoding TonB-dependent receptor, producing the protein MKTIISLRTLCLGFFLVASYPLMAQRDAASLEGRVTDVSGATIANASVSAVNTATNYTYRAQSDATGGWSISPVRIGTYQITIEASGFKKTVVGPITLDVQQRQRVDTALQLGTISQEVVVTDAAPLLQTDSSETGQVINSRSMVGFPLNGRNPVQLAQLTVGVTVSEPGARDSGGFGFSASGSRSLDNNFLLDGVDNNSNLPDLLNEANYVVMPPPDALQEFKIETGNYDAEFGRATGAIVNATTKGGTNELHGSAYEFLRNQSFDAMNYFDTTRQPYRQNQFGATLGGKIIRDKLLFFVDYQGLRLHQAQVATSLVPTLAQQNGDFSSQLDLSAPTGITDCNGAPTYQGEIFNTRLTQASTSQGSGGFCGVPFGYVNGSPSNVVPSASMDSLGSTLIKLFPAPNATGVGYNYLSDPITTQSSNQGDARIDQVISKHDTAFYRFSMSNSPETIGAPFPGFADGGGFFSGIQQITAYSAVASETHVFSAHAVNELRVGFNWLKTSRYQANYNENVSATIGFPGVPYVAGTNNGGLPQITFSDASTLGSPTFLPAIEKQKTFMVSDTFTYIHGNQTWKFGGEVRPEHFSIYEPASPRGTLSFNHQFTDNAGSPGSGGNSLASLLTGQPSGGNINNLNNIEYYRHTYALFLQNDWRILPKLTLNLGMRYEYYSPVFSENNAQANFNPITGVLDIPKDSNVSLTPTLATILPVNHSATNALISSDYKDFSPRVGLAYNATKRLAVQSAFGVFFNGDEAGPYSNPSPGFNPPYFISQTFSGPCSLPSYATVTNCAVPGISTLSQGFPATALVDPNTPTLFSLDPHLRMPYVMQWHLATQYQLTGKTIFEIGYVGSKSNRSYIYLNGNQAQPTADPSAPSAPRRPFPYIDASTGYLKSAGSSNYNGLQTSVRQQLSGGLEFIVNYTYSKALGNASSADLGAQNNDSFRNSLYPNQEYGPLDFDVRNRFVASYLYDLPFGPGKRFATNVAIIDHILSNWNWSGILTLSSGTWFTVTDGNGNFANSDGQQRPDVVPGIKATSKPCVAGTFFNTCAFANPALGSFGNVSMNSLEGPGEKNIDFALLKTIPLGESRRLELRAETFNAFNHPNFQFAAPGPQNSINSTIMGTPSFGFLTGALPPRLVQFAVKFHF; encoded by the coding sequence TTGAAAACGATCATAAGTTTACGCACACTCTGCCTCGGCTTTTTTCTCGTGGCCAGCTATCCTCTTATGGCGCAGCGAGACGCTGCCTCACTCGAGGGCCGTGTTACCGATGTGTCTGGAGCCACTATTGCGAATGCTTCCGTCTCGGCAGTAAATACTGCCACAAATTACACCTACCGCGCGCAGAGCGATGCCACGGGTGGTTGGAGCATCAGCCCGGTTCGCATTGGAACGTACCAGATCACTATCGAGGCAAGCGGATTCAAGAAGACCGTCGTCGGCCCGATCACGCTCGACGTGCAACAACGCCAAAGGGTGGATACGGCGCTCCAGTTGGGTACAATCAGCCAGGAAGTAGTGGTTACCGACGCTGCACCGCTGCTTCAAACCGACTCCTCGGAGACCGGTCAAGTCATCAATAGTAGATCGATGGTGGGCTTTCCATTGAACGGCCGCAATCCGGTTCAGCTGGCGCAGCTGACCGTCGGCGTGACGGTCAGCGAGCCGGGGGCGCGCGATTCGGGAGGATTCGGCTTTAGTGCTAGCGGCTCGCGCTCGTTGGACAACAACTTCCTCCTTGATGGTGTGGACAACAATTCAAACCTTCCCGATCTGTTGAACGAGGCGAATTACGTTGTGATGCCACCGCCGGACGCACTACAGGAGTTCAAGATCGAGACGGGGAACTACGATGCTGAGTTTGGTAGGGCCACCGGCGCTATCGTCAACGCGACCACCAAAGGTGGGACGAACGAGCTGCATGGATCGGCCTATGAGTTTCTGCGAAACCAAAGCTTCGATGCGATGAACTACTTCGACACCACGCGCCAGCCGTATCGCCAGAACCAGTTTGGCGCGACACTAGGCGGGAAGATCATTCGAGACAAGCTCCTCTTCTTCGTCGATTATCAGGGGCTGCGCCTGCATCAGGCGCAAGTAGCGACATCACTGGTCCCAACGCTGGCACAGCAGAACGGAGATTTTTCGAGCCAACTAGACCTGAGCGCTCCCACCGGAATCACCGATTGCAATGGAGCACCGACCTATCAAGGGGAGATCTTCAACACGCGCCTCACTCAGGCGAGTACCAGCCAAGGGAGTGGAGGATTCTGTGGCGTTCCGTTCGGCTATGTCAACGGCTCGCCGAGCAATGTCGTTCCTTCAGCCAGCATGGACTCACTCGGCAGCACGCTTATCAAACTCTTTCCTGCCCCCAATGCCACTGGTGTTGGCTATAACTATCTTTCCGACCCGATAACGACACAATCGTCCAACCAGGGAGATGCGCGCATCGACCAAGTCATCTCCAAGCATGACACAGCCTTCTATCGGTTCAGCATGAGCAATAGTCCGGAGACAATCGGTGCGCCTTTCCCTGGATTCGCCGATGGGGGAGGCTTCTTCAGCGGCATTCAACAGATCACCGCCTATAGCGCTGTCGCCAGCGAGACGCATGTCTTCTCGGCCCATGCGGTGAATGAACTTCGAGTCGGGTTTAACTGGCTGAAGACAAGCCGGTATCAGGCTAACTACAACGAAAATGTGTCCGCAACGATTGGCTTTCCCGGCGTTCCGTATGTGGCTGGCACCAATAATGGCGGTCTGCCGCAGATAACTTTCAGTGACGCATCCACACTGGGAAGTCCGACTTTCCTACCAGCCATCGAGAAGCAAAAAACCTTCATGGTCTCGGACACGTTCACCTACATCCATGGGAACCAGACATGGAAGTTTGGTGGAGAAGTTCGTCCGGAGCACTTTTCCATCTACGAGCCAGCATCTCCTAGGGGCACACTCAGCTTCAACCATCAATTTACAGACAATGCCGGATCGCCCGGAAGCGGTGGAAACAGCCTGGCCTCTCTTCTAACCGGGCAGCCGAGCGGTGGCAACATCAACAACCTTAACAACATCGAGTACTATCGCCATACGTATGCGTTGTTTCTGCAAAACGATTGGCGCATCCTGCCGAAGCTGACGCTCAATCTTGGCATGAGATACGAGTACTATTCCCCGGTGTTCTCGGAGAACAATGCCCAGGCAAACTTCAATCCGATCACGGGTGTGCTGGACATTCCCAAAGACAGTAATGTAAGTCTGACACCGACACTCGCCACAATTTTGCCTGTCAATCACTCGGCGACAAATGCACTCATCAGCTCGGACTATAAGGACTTCTCGCCCCGCGTAGGACTGGCCTATAACGCCACGAAGCGCCTTGCGGTGCAGAGTGCATTTGGGGTCTTCTTTAATGGCGATGAAGCGGGTCCATATAGCAATCCGAGCCCAGGGTTTAATCCTCCGTACTTCATTAGCCAGACTTTCTCCGGCCCGTGTAGCCTGCCTTCGTATGCTACCGTGACGAACTGCGCTGTTCCTGGCATCAGCACGCTCTCACAGGGTTTTCCTGCGACGGCGTTGGTGGATCCCAACACTCCCACACTGTTCTCGCTCGACCCGCACCTGCGGATGCCTTACGTGATGCAGTGGCACTTGGCAACGCAGTATCAATTGACCGGCAAGACAATCTTCGAGATAGGGTATGTCGGTTCCAAGAGCAATCGTTCCTATATTTATCTGAATGGAAACCAGGCTCAACCTACCGCCGATCCGTCCGCGCCGAGCGCGCCGCGGCGTCCGTTCCCCTATATCGATGCTTCGACCGGCTATCTCAAATCGGCAGGCTCGTCGAACTACAACGGTTTGCAGACGTCGGTGCGTCAGCAGTTGAGTGGCGGTTTAGAGTTCATCGTCAACTACACCTACAGTAAGGCACTGGGTAACGCGAGCAGCGCAGATCTCGGCGCACAAAACAACGATTCATTCCGCAACAGTCTGTATCCGAATCAGGAATATGGGCCACTGGATTTTGATGTGCGCAATCGTTTCGTGGCGAGTTATCTGTACGACCTGCCATTCGGACCAGGCAAGCGGTTTGCAACCAATGTTGCCATCATCGATCACATTCTCTCGAACTGGAACTGGTCCGGTATTCTCACGCTGTCGTCGGGCACATGGTTCACGGTAACCGATGGAAACGGCAATTTTGCCAACTCCGACGGGCAGCAACGGCCAGATGTAGTTCCGGGTATCAAGGCAACATCGAAGCCTTGTGTCGCCGGGACGTTCTTCAACACATGTGCTTTTGCCAACCCCGCGCTCGGCTCGTTTGGTAACGTAAGCATGAACAGTCTTGAGGGGCCGGGCGAAAAGAACATAGACTTCGCGCTATTGAAGACCATTCCACTGGGTGAATCCAGACGGTTGGAACTCAGAGCCGAGACCTTCAATGCGTTCAATCATCCCAACTTCCAATTCGCTGCTCCAGGTCCTCAAAACTCTATCAACTCAACCATTATGGGAACACCCAGCTTTGGCTTTCTGACAGGCGCACTTCCTCCTCGGCTTGTTCAGTTCGCTGTGAAATTCCATTTCTAA